ACACCGGCCCGGCCTACGTCGACAAGATCGACTGGAAGTTCGTCGCCGACCCGACCACCCGCGTCGCCGCGCTGCAGGGCGGCCAGGTCGACGCGATCTACGACGTCCCGGCCGTGCAGTGGAACACGCTGAAGGGAGGCGGCTACCAGCTCGAGAAGTACGTCACCCCCGGGCGCCCGCAGCAGATCTCCTTCAACACCCAGCAGGGCCCGTTCACCGACGAGAAGGTGCGGCAGGCGTTCGCGTACAGCCTCGACCGCAAGGCGATCGTCGACACGATCGGACACGGCGTGATCCCGGTCGAGGGCAACGGCGGCGTCAGCCAGGCGACCCCCGGCTACAGCGAGAAGGCGGCCGGCTGGTACAGCCAGGACGTGAAGAAGGCGGACGCGCTGCTCGACGCGGCCGGGTGGACCCGCAAGGGCGACACCGGCGTCCGTGAGAAGGACGGCACGAAGCTGACCGTCTCGCTGCCGTACGGCGCAGGCTCGATCATCAACGCCGACGGCGCCGCGATCCTCCAGGGCGTCAAGGAGCAGGCGGACAAGGTCGGCTTCGACGTCAAGCTCGTCCCGGTCCCGCAGAGCGAGTTCTTCTCGGGCAAGTACGCCGGCCCCGACACCCACGACCTGGCCGCCGGGTACTGGACCGCGGTGACCGCGGGCATCCTCTACATCAACTGGCGCCCCTCCACCGAGGACCACCCGAACTACGCCAACGCCGCGTTCTACAACGACCCGACGCTGGAGCAGTACATCCTCGACGGCAACTCGGCCGCGACGGTGGAGGCGCAGAACGCGTCGTACGAGAAGGCGCAGGACTACATCGCCGAGCACGCGCTCTCGATCGGCGTCTACGACCGGCTGAGCACGCTCGCCGTCGCGACCAAGCTGCACGACGTGTGGCAGGAGAACGCACAGGGAGGGCCGACGTTCTATGACGCGTACTTCACCAAGTGAGCCGGCACCCGGCGAGCTGACAGCCGCTCCGCCCCGGGGCCAGATCGCCGAGCACGCGATCCGGCCCCGCCGGGGGCGTGCCGTCGCCCTGACCGTCCTCAAGAAGGTCGGCGCCGCCCTGGTCGTGCTCTGGGGCGCCGCGACCGTCGCCTTCTTCGCTCAGCTCGCCCTGCCGGGCGATCGGGCCACGACCATCCTCAACATCCGCGCCGGCCAGGCCCAGGCCAGGACCCCCGAGGAGCTCGCGCAGATCAACCAGCAGTACGGCCTCACCAAGCCGGTGATCGTGCAGTACCTCGACTACCTGCGCGGGCTGATCGCGGGCGACTTCGGCACCTCCTATCAGCAGTACCGGCCGGTCACCGCGATCATCGGCGAGCAGCTCGGCGCCACGCTGACGCTGTCGCTCACCGCCATCGCCTTCGCCTGGCTGATCATGGTGGTCTGGGTGACGCTGACCGCCGGGCGCGGCCCGCGGCTCGGGGCGGTGGGAGCGACGGCCGACGTTGTCACCGCCGGCCTCCCCGCGTACTGGCTCGGCATCATCCTGCTGCTCGTCTTCGGCCTCGGCCTGCGCTGGTTCCCGATCATCAGCGGCACCGCGCCCGCCGGGATCGTGCTGCCCGCGCTGACCCTCGCCATCCCGCTCGCCGGGTTCATGGCGCAGAGCGTGCGGACCGAGTTCGAGCGCGCGCTCGACCAGCCGTTCGTCGTGTCGGCGCGCATGCGCGGCATGGGGGAGTGGGGCATCCGGCTCCGGCACGTGCTGCGGCACGCGGTCATCCCGGCGGTGACGCTGTCGGGCTGGGCGCTCGGAGCGACCCTGTCCGGCGCCGTGATCGTGGAGTCGATCTACTCGCGCCCCGGCATCGGCTCGGTGCTCGTGACCGCGGTCAACTCGCAGGACCTCCCGGTCGTCACCGGGATCGTCACCCTGGTCGCCGTCGTCTACGTCGCGGCCAACCTCATCGTGGACGTCGTCTACACCGTCATCGACCCCCGGCTGGAGTTGTCATGACCGCCCTCGCCTCCGCCCCGACCCGGCGTCCGGACCGGCCGCGCGCCGGCGCCCGCCTCGCCCGCGCGCCGTGGGGCCTGTACGTCAGCATCGCCTTCGCGCTGCTGCTGCTCGTCGCCGTCGTCGCCCCGCAGGCGCTCACCACGCACCTGCCAACGGCGATCGACTACCAGGCGGCCCTGCAACCGCCGAGCCTCGCCCACCCCTTCGGCACCGACGAGTCGGGCCGCGACCTGTACACGCGGGTCGTCTGGGGCGCCCGCGACTCGCTCACCATCGGCCTCGGCGCCGCCGCGGTCGGCGTGGGGCTCGCCCTGGTGCTCGGCACGCTGGCGGCGCTCGGGGTCCGCCCCGTCGCCGTCGTCATCGACCGGCTCGTGGAGGTGCTGTTCGCCTTCCCGGCGCTGCTGCTGGCCCTGCTGCTCATCGCCATCGCCGGTCCGAGCGCTGCGACGCAGGTGCTCGCGGTCGGCATCGGCACGGCGCCCGGCTACGCGCGCATGATCCGCGGGCAGATCCTCGGCGCCCGCAACTCCGGGTACGTGGAGGCGGCGACCGCCCTCGGGCACTCGCGGCTGCGCATCCTGCGCGCCCACATCCTCCCCAACGCCCTGCGCCCGCTGGTCGCGGTGTTCGCCCTGTCGATCGGCCAGTCGATCGTGTGGGCATCGAGCCTGTCGTTCCTCGGCCTCGGCGTCGCGCCTCCCGCCTCCGAGTGGGGAGCCCTGCTCGATGCTGGCCGCGCCTACCTGACGACCGCCTGGTGGCTCGTCGTCATTCCCGGCCTCGTGATCGTCGCGGTGGCGCTCGCCGCCACGACGATCGGCCGGCACATCCAAGCCCGTCTGGAGAAGGGAGAGCGGTCGTGAGCATCGCGGAACGAGAGACCCGCAGCATCGTGGAGGCCGTGCCCGGCCCCGCTGCCCCGCAACCCGCCCGCCTGCGCGTGCGCGACCTGCGCACCGGCTTCACGGTCGACGGCGAGCACCGGCCGGTGGTGAAGGGCGTGAGCTTCGACCTCCTGCCCGGCGAGTGCGTCGCCATCGTCGGCGAGTCGGGCTCCGGCAAGTCGGTGACGGCCCGCTCGCTGGTCGGTCTCGCCGGCCGCAACGCGACCGTCGAGGCGGAGACGCTCGAGATCCACCACGAGGACGTGCGGCGCTTCACCGCGCGGCAGTGGCGACGCATCCGCGGCCGCGACATCGGCTTCGTGCTGCAGGACGCGCTGGTGTCACTCGACCCGCTGCGCCCGGTCGGCCGCGAGATCGCCGAGGCGCTGAAGCTGCACGGCTGGGGCGACCGTGCCGCGCGCAGGCAGCGCGTGCTGGAGCTGCTGGAGCGCGTCGGTGTGCCGTACCCCGCCGTACGCGCGAAGCAGCGGCCCGACCAGCTCTCGGGCGGCCTGCGCCAGCGCGCGCTGATCGCCTCCGCGATCGCGCTCGACCCCGACATCGTGATCGCCGACGAGCCGACCACCGCGCTCGACGTGACCGTGCAGGCGCAGGTGCTGGCGCAGCTGGAGGGCATGAAGGCGCGCGGAGCCTCCATCGTCCTGATCAGTCACGACCTGTCGGTCGTCGCGCAGCTCGCAGACCACATCCTCGTGATGCGCGGCGGCGAGGTGGTGGAGCAGGGATCGTCGGCCGAGGTGCTCGGCGACCCGCAGCACGCGTACACGCGCGCGCTCATCGCGGCGGTGCCGAGCGAGGTCACCCGAGGACACGCGCTCGTCCCCGGCGCGCCTCCGCTGCCGCCCAAGCCCGCCCCCGGCGAGGTGGTGCTGGAGGCGACGGACCTCGTGAAGCGGTTCCACACCTCCGACGGCACGGTCACGACCGCGGTCGACCACGTCTCTTTCGCGCTGCGCGCCGGCGAGACGCTCGGCATCGTGGGCGAGTCGGGGTCGGGCAAGAGCACCACCGCGCGGCTCGCACTGGGCCTCGACGCCCTGGACGGCGGGGAGGTGCGGCTGCTCGGGCAGGACTGGTCGCGTCTGCCCGAGAGCCGGCGCCGCGGTCTGCGCAACCGGATCGCCGTCGTCTACCAGGACCCGCTGAGCTCGTTCGACCCGCGCTGGACCGTCGAGCGCATCCTGCTCGACGCCCTCCGCTCGCAGCCGTTCGACTCGGCCGAGGCGCGCCGGGAGCGGGTGGCCGAGCTGCTCGCGCAGGTCGGCCTCCCCGAGAGCGTGCTGCCGCGGTTCCCGCTGCGGCTCTCCGGCGGGCAGCGGCAGCGCGTCGCCATCGCGCGGGCGCTGGCCCCGCGGCCGGACGTGATCGTGCTCGACGAGGCGGTGTCGGCGCTCGACGTCACCATTCAGGCGCAGATCCTCGACCTGCTGGCCGCTCTGCAGCGGGAGTCGGGGGCCGCGTTCCTCTTCATCTCGCACGACCTCGGCGTGATCAGCCACCTCAGCGATCGCGTGCTGGTCATGAAGGATGGGATCGTGGTGGAGGAGGGCACGCCGGTCGAGGTCTTCGAGCACCCGCAGCAGCCGTACACGAAGGCCCTGATCGCGGCCATCCCCGAGTTCGACCCCGCGGCCGTGGCCGCACGCGAGAAGGAGTCCGCCGCATGAGCGAGCCGAAGCAGCTCTTCGTCAACCTGTTCGAGATGGCGTGCGTGAGCCACATCACCCACGGCCTCTGGCCGCTGCCCGGCAACAACCGCGAGCGGTTCGCCGACCTCGGCTACTGGCTGGAGCTCGCGCAGCTGCTGGAGCACGGCGGTTTCGACGGCATCTTCCTGGCCGACGTGATCGGCGCGTACGACGTGTTCCGCGGCGGACCCGAGACGGCGCTGCGGGAGGGCCTGCAGAGCCCGAACATCGACCCGCTGCTGGTCATCCCGGCGATGGCCGCTGTCACCGAGCGGCTGGGGTTCGGCGTCACGTTCTCGACGACGTACGAGCCTCCGTTCGCCTTCGCCCGCCGCATGTCGACCCTGGACCATCTGACCAAGGGGCGGATCGGGTGGAACATCGTCACCTCCTACCTCCCGAACGCCGCCCGCAACTTCGGGCTCGACAACGAGATCCCGCACGACCAGCGCTACCGCTACGCCGACGAGTACCTCGACGTGCTCTACAAGCTGTGGGAGGGGTCGTGGGACGACGACGCCCTGGTCGCCGACCGCGCCGCCGGCGTCTTCACCGACCCGTCGAAGGTCCGCTACATCGACCACGTCGGCGAGCGGTTCCGGGTCGCGGGGCCGCACATCGTGCACCCGTCGCGGCAGCGGACGCCCGTGCTGTTCCAGGCGACCGGGTCGCCGGCCGGCATCGAGTTCGCCGGCCGGCACGCCGAGGTCGTCTTCACCGGTGGCCGCACGAGCGAGGAGTTCCGCCGCAACGCCGACGGCATGCGCGACGCCGCCGAGCGCCACCACCGCCGCCGCGACGACGTCAAGTTCATCGCGATGGCGGGCGTCATCGTCGGGCGCACGCAGGAGGAGGCGGAGGACAAGTGGAGGGTGTACCAGCAGCACGCGAGTCTCGACGGCATCCTGGCGCACTCCAGCCTCCCCGTGGACCTGACCGCGTTCCCGCGTGACATCACCGTGCGGGAGGCGCTGGCGCGGGCGGAGTTCCCGGCGTCGAAGGTGCCGTTCCTCCCGCTGGACGCGACCGTCGGGCAGGCGCTGGACTTCATCAAGCAGGGCCGCGACGAGCGCTTCCTGGTGGTGGGCGACCCGAAGACGGTGGCCGACGCGATCGAGCGCTGGCTCGACGAGGACGGCCTCGACGGCATCAACCTCCGCCAGTACCACTCCTTCGACACGGCCCGCGACTTCGCGGAGCTGGTGGTGCCCGAGCTGCGCCGCCGCGGCCGCCTGCCCGCCGAAGGGGAGCGCTCCGGCACGCTGCGCGAGCGCCTGTTCGGGGAGGGGCAGGCGCGCCTCCCCGAGCGGCACATCGCCACGCGGTACCGCGGCGGCGCCAACCTCGACACCCCGGTGGAGCCGTTGCGGCTGACCTTCGAGCACGCCGCGTCCTTCTGAGCCCACCCCCACCCACCCCATCGACTTGGCACGACATGCCGTCTCGCGGAGGGGCGAGACGGCATGTCGTGCCAACCGGATGACGGGCTGTGGAGAATGGGCGCGTGCAGCAGCGGATCGGCAGGGTGACGACGGCGAGCGGGGGTGAGCTGGCGTACGCGGTCGTCGACGGGCGCGGCCCCGGCGCCCGCGGCCCGGCCGCCGCTCCCCGCGGCCCCGCCCGCACGATCCTCCTCGTCTCCGGCTGGCTCGGCCACCTCGAGCGCGGGTGGGAGCTGCCGGAGGAGCGCGCCTTCCTCGAGGGCCTCGCCCGGGGCGCCCGGCTGCTCCGCTACGACCGCGCCGGCTGCGGGATGTCCGGCCCCGCGGTGCGCCCGCCCTCACTGGCGTCCGAGCTGGAGCAGGTGGAGGCGGTGCTCGGCGTCCCCGAGGCAGGCGACGGCGCCGTCGACCTCGTCGGCTGGTCGCTCGGCGCTCCGGTCGCCGCTGCCTGGGCGGCCGCTCATCCCGAGACCGTCCGCAGGCTCGTGCTCTACGGCGGGTGGGCCTCCGGCGCCGCGATCTCACCGCCCACCGCCCGCGACCATCTGCTCGGACTGGTGGAGGCGCACTGGGGCCTCGGCTCGGACGTGCTCACCGAGGTCTTCGCCCCCGACGCCCGTCCCGCCGCCCGAGAGGCGTTCGGCCGGTACCAGCGCGACTCCTCCAGCGCCGCGACGGCGAGGGCGCTGCTCGCGCTCAGCTACGAGCTCGACGTCAGCGCACTGCTCAGTGCCGTGACCGCGCCGACCCTGGTGCTGCACCGCGCCGACGACCGGGCCGCGCCTGTCGCGCAGGCGGAGGCGCTGGCCGCGGGCATCCCGGAGGCGCGTCTCCTCGTGCTCCCCGGCCGTTCGCACCTGCCGTGGGCCGGCGACGCCGATGCGGTCGTGCGCGAGATCCGGCGCTTCCTCGGCCTGCCGCTCGCCCGGGCCGCCGGGCCGCTGACGGGTCGTCAGCTGGAGGTGGCCGCCCTGGTCAGCACCGGCCGCACGAATCGCCAGATCGCCGAGGAGCTCGGCATCGACGAGCGCTCGGCCGAGGGGCACGTGGAGCGCATCCGCCTCCGGCTCGGCGTCCGGTCGCGGGCGCAGATCGCGGCCTGGTACGCCGAGGGCGGCCCGGCGAAGTGAGGTAGTTCCCCGCCTGCGTGCGATCCCGCCGACACGGAGAGTGGAGGCATGAGCGAGACGACCAGCACCTCCACCGGCCCCCGCACCGCGTTCCCCCTCCACCCCGGCCGCGGCCGCTTCAACGCGGCCTTCTTCTCGCTGCTGGGCCCGTACCTCGAGCGCAGCCTCCGCACGCAGAAGAGCCGGGTCTACGCCGGCCTGCCGCGCGCGGTGGTGGAGCTGGGCCCGGGCGTCGGCGCCAACCTCCGCCACCTCCCTCCCGGCTGCACCCTGACCGCGATCGAGCCCAACCGCTACATGCACCCGCGGCTGGAGGAGGCCGCCCGCGCACGCGGCGTTCGCCTCGACCTGCGCGAGCGCACCGCCGAGGACACCGGCCTCCCGACGGCCGGCGTCGACGCGGTCATCTCATCGCTCGTGCTCTGCTCGGTCGCCGACCCGGTCGCGGTGCTCGCGGAGGTGCGCCGCATCCTGCGCCCGGGCGGGACCTTCCGCTTCGTGGAGCACGTGGTCGCCTCCCCGGGCACGCCCACCCGCGCGGCGCAGCGCCTCGTCCGCCGCCCGTGGGCCTGGACGTTCGAGGGCTGCTCCTGCGAGCGCGACCTCGCCGCCCTGATCCGGGAGGCGGGCTTCGCGAGCGTGGATCTGCGGCGCTACCGCGTGCACACCCCGCTGCTGCCGTTCAACCCGCAGATCGCCGGCGTCGCCCGGGCGTGACGGGTCAGGCGCCGCGCAGCAGCACCTTGCCAACGCGCCCCGGCCGCCCGCTCGCCTCCACGGCCGCGCGCGCCTCCGCGAGCGGGTGGACGCTGTCGACCGGAAGGGTGAGCGTGCCGTCCGTGACGCGGGCGAACAGCTCGCCGAAGAGCTGGGCGCGGGTCTCGGGGCTGAGCTCCTTGCCGACCGCGCTGCCCCAGAAGCCCCGGACCGTCACGCCGCGGAAGAGGATGTCGGAGGTCGCCACCTCCACCCGCCCGGAGGCCATCGCGCCGAAGATCACGAGCGCGCCGCCGTCGCCGAGCACCGAGGCCAGGTCGCCGGAGGCCGAGCCGCCGACCGAGTCGACACCCACGCGGATCGGGGCGCCGCCCGTGATCGCGGCGACCCGCTCGCGCCAGCCGTCGTCGTCGGTCGCGACCACGCGCTCGATACCCTGCTCGCGCAGCTCGTCGACGCCGGCCGCGCGGCGCACGAGGCCGACCACGTTGAGGCCGCGGACCGCCGCGAGCTGGGCGACCATGCGGCCGACCGCGCCGTTGGCGGCGTTCTGGATCAGCCAGTCTCCCTCCTGCAGGTCGAGGCGGTGCAGGAGGCTGACCGCGCTGAACGGCATCTGCACGAGCTGGGCGGCGGCCTCGTCGGGCAGCCCCTCCGGCACGGGGATCAGGCCGGCCGCATCGGCGAGGTAGTACTCGGCCCACACGCCGAAGGCGCCGCCGGCGACGCGCTGACCGACCGCGAGCCGGTCGACGCCCTCGCCGAGCGCGTCGACGACGCCGAGCGCCTCGGTTCCGGCGGGCGCGGGCAGCTCGGGCTTGAACCCGTACTCGCCGCGGATCGTCATGAGGTCGTGGTTGTGGATGGGTGACAGCAGCATCCGCACCCGCACCTGGCCGGGCCCTGGCTGGGGCAGCGGCCGCTCCTCCACCGCGAGCACCTCGGCCGGGTCGCCGAACGAGCGGTGCACGAGGGCGGACATGGTGGCGGGGGTGGTGCTGTCGGTCATCGAGGGACTCCAAGAGGGGATGGACGGGCGGGGGACGCGCTCGATCGTACGCGCGCCCCCTGGCCGTCGGTCAGATCACGCCGTCCAGCCGCCGTCGATCGTCACCGCCGACCCGGTCATGTAGCCGGCCGCGTCCGACGCGATCCACGAGACCAGCTCGCCCACGTCGGAGCTGTGCCCGAACCGCCCGAACGCGGTGAACCCGGCCAGGTAGTCGCCGGCCTCGCCCGACGCCGGATTGCCGTCCGTGTCGATCGGGCCCGGCTGCACCACGTTGGCCGTGATGCCGCGCGGTGCGAGGTCGCGGGCCAGCCCCTTCGTGAAGCCGACCATCGCCGCCTTCGTCAGCCCGTAGACCGCGCCGCCGGTGAAGGGGATGCGCTCGGCGTTCACGCTGCCGATCGTGATGATGCGGCCGCCGTCCGGGAGGCTCTCGAGCGCCGCCTGCGTCGTGTACACGGTGCCGCGCACGTTGAGGTCGATGGTGTGCTCGATGTGCTCGTCCGGGGTCTCGGCGAACGGCTCGAACCAGCCGCCTCCGGCGTTGTTGACGAGGATGTCGAGGCCGCCGAGCGCCTCGACGGCGTCGCGCACACCCTGACGGGCCGCGTCGGCGTCGCCGTTGTTCGCGCGGACCGCGACCGCCGTGCCGCCCGCCGCCGCGATCTCGGCGACCAGCGCCTCCGCCCGCTCGGGGGAGGACCAGTACGTGATCGCGACCTCGGCGCCGTGGGCGGCGAGCGAGCGCGCGACGCCCGCGCCGATGCCGCGCGAGCCTCCCGTCACGAGCGCCTTCTTGCCGGCGAGGGTCGGGGTGGTGGTGGCGGTGGAGGTGGAGGTCATGATGTCCCTTTCTGTTCCAGTTGGTACAGAAAAGCGATCCGCTTGCCCTGCTATTCCCGCTGCGCGATAATTTTTTCCGGGACGGTACAGAAAGGGGTCGACGATGGCAGCAGTCCGCGGCCGGCCGCGCGGCTTCGACGCCGACGAGGCGCTCGACAAGGCGATCGAGGTGTTCTGGCGGCAGGGCTACGAGGGCACCACGCTCGACGACCTCACCGGCGCCATGGGCATCAACCGGCCGAGCCTCTACGCGGCCTTCGGCAACAAGGAGGCGACCTTCAAGCGCGCCGTCGACCGTTACGCCGAGATCGACATGGCCTACGTGGGGGAGGCGCTGGCCCAGCCGACGGCCCGCGCGGTGGCCGAGCACTACCTCCGCAGCAACGTCGTGGCGATCACGCAGCCCGGCAAGCCCGCCGGCTGCCTGTCGGTGCAGGGCGGCCTCGCCGGAAGCCCGGAGGACCAGCGGATCGTGCGCTTCCTCGCCGACAGCCGCGCGGCGGGGGAGCGGCGCTTCGTGGAGCGGTTCCGCCGGGCGCGCGCGGAGGGCGACCTCCCCGCCGGCGAGAGCCCCACGGAGCTCGCCCGCTACCTCTCCACCGTCAGTGCGGGCCTGGCTGTGCAGGCGGCGGCGGGCGCCTCCCGCCGGTCGCTGATGGCGGTGGCGGAGCGGGCGCTGCGGGCGTTCCCGGCGAGCGGGTCCTGACTACTCCGCCGCCTTCCGCAGCCAGCTCTCCACCCCGCCGATGTGCAGCGTCACCGCCGCACGCACCAGATCGGGGTCTCCCGCCTTCAGCGCGTCGAGGATGGCCCGGTGCTCCGCGAGCGTGCGCTCGGCGGCGTGCTCCTCGGTGATGCCGCGCCAGACCCGCGCGCGGACCGTGCCGCCGGAGAGCCCGTCGAGCAGCCCGGCGAGGTACTCGTTGCCGCTCGCCGACGAGATGAGGCCGTGGAAGCGGAGGTCGTGGGCGACGAGCGCGTCGACCCCGGCGGCGGCGTCGGCCGACGCGAGCTCCGCCTCCAACTCCTCCAGCCGCTCCGGCGTCATCCGCCGCGCGGCGGCCGCCGCGGCGTACGGCTCGAGCACGCGGCGCACCTCCAGGATCTCCAGCACGGTGGCGTCGCGGTGCAGGTCGACGACGAACGACAGCGCTTCGAGCAGGAGGCGCGGCTCCAGACTCGTGACGTACGTCCCGTCGCCGCGGCGCACGTCGAGCACGCGGATGACCTCGAGCGACTTCACGGCCTCGCGGAGGGAGTTGCGCGAGAGCCCGAGCCGCTCGCTCAGCTCCTTCTCGGGCGGCAGCCGCTGCCCCGGGGCGAGCTCGCCCGACAGGATCATCGCCTTGATGGCGGAGATCGCCTCGTCCGTGACCGCCACGTTGCCAGCCTACCGGCGGTACTCGGCGATGGAGGCGGCGAGCATCTCGGCGCCCGACCCCGGCAGCTTCGGCGCCCGGTAGTGCGCGTCCACGAACTCCACCGGCTCGGCGAAGTGCTCGTGGAGGTGCGCGACGTACTCGATCATGCGGCCGTCGGTGGTGCCGGAGACCGCGATGCCGTCGAACATCGCGAGGTGCTGCACCAGCTCGCACAGGCCGACGCCGCCGGCGTGCGGGCACACGGGCACGCCGAACTTCGCCGCGAGGAGCAGGATGGCGATGTTCTCGTTGACCCCCGCGACACGCGTGGCGTCGATCTGCAGCACGCCCAGGGCCTTCGCCTGCAGCAGCTGCTTGAACAGCACGCGGTTCATGCCGTGCTCGCCGGTCGCGACGGGCACCGGGGCGATGGCCTCGGCGATGGCCGCGTGGGCGAGGATGTCGTCGGGGCTGGTGGGCTCCTCCACCCAGGCCAGGTCGAAGCGGCTCAGCTCGCGGATCCAGGCGATCGCCTCGTCGCGGTCCCAGCGCTGGTTGGCGTCGATGGCGATGCGGATGTCGGGCCCGACGACCTCCCGGGCGATGCTGAGACGTCGGATGTCTTCTTGTAGGTCGGCGCCGACCTTCAGCTTGATCTGGGTGAACCCGTCTGCGACCGCCTCCCGGCTCAGGCGGGCCAGCTTCTCGTCCGAGTACCCGAGCCAGCCCGGCGTCGTCGTGTAGCCGGGGTAGCCGTCGCGCTGCAGCGCCGCGATGCGCTCCTCGCGGTGCGGCTCGGCCGCGCGCAGGATGTCGAGCGCCTGCTCCCGGGTGAGCGCATCGCTGAGGTAGCGGAAGTCGACCAGGTCGACCAGCTGCTCCGGCGAGAGCCGGGCGAGCAGCAGCCACAGCGGCACCCCCTCCCGCTTGGCGCGGAGGTCCCACAGCGCGTTCACGACCGCGCCGATCGCCATGTGGATGACGCCCTTATCCGGCCCGAGCCAGCGCAGCTGCGAGTCGTGCACCAGCTCCCGCCAGACGCCGCCGAGGTCGGCGAGCGCCTCCTCGACGTCGCGGCCGACGATCCACGGCTGCAGCGCGGCGATGGCGGCGCACTGCACGTCGTTGCCGCGGCCGATGGTGAAGACGAAGCCGTGGCCGGTGAGTCCGTCCTCGGCGTCCGTCTCGATCCGCACATAGGCGGCCGAGTAGTCGGGGTCGGGGTTCATCGCGTCCGAGCCGTCGAAGTCGGTCGAGGTCGGAAAGCGGATGTCGTCGACGACGAAGCGCGTGAACTTGCTCATGGATGGCCCTCCGGCTATGTTTGCCCCGAGCCTAGACATCGGATGTTTGGGCCGTCAACTCGAACCGACGACGCAGGAGGAACGGATGCGGCTGGCCAGGCTGGGAGAGCGCGGGGCCGAGATCCCCGTGGTGTTCGACGGAGAGCGGGCCCTCGATCTGCGGCCGCTGATCGCCGACCTCGACGGCGCGGCGCTCGCGCCCGCGTCGCTGGAGCGTATCGCCTCCGCGGTCGCGGCCGGCGAGTTGGCCGAGCTGGAGAGGGCGGAGGCCCTGCGCCGAGGGGCGCCCATCGCACGCCCCGGCGCCATCCTCTGCATCGGGATGAACTATGCGGCGCACGCGGCCGAGTCCGGCTCCGAGCCTCCGGCCATCCCCATCCTCTTCCTCAAG
The sequence above is a segment of the Leifsonia williamsii genome. Coding sequences within it:
- a CDS encoding class I SAM-dependent methyltransferase, encoding MSETTSTSTGPRTAFPLHPGRGRFNAAFFSLLGPYLERSLRTQKSRVYAGLPRAVVELGPGVGANLRHLPPGCTLTAIEPNRYMHPRLEEAARARGVRLDLRERTAEDTGLPTAGVDAVISSLVLCSVADPVAVLAEVRRILRPGGTFRFVEHVVASPGTPTRAAQRLVRRPWAWTFEGCSCERDLAALIREAGFASVDLRRYRVHTPLLPFNPQIAGVARA
- a CDS encoding zinc-binding dehydrogenase, yielding MSALVHRSFGDPAEVLAVEERPLPQPGPGQVRVRMLLSPIHNHDLMTIRGEYGFKPELPAPAGTEALGVVDALGEGVDRLAVGQRVAGGAFGVWAEYYLADAAGLIPVPEGLPDEAAAQLVQMPFSAVSLLHRLDLQEGDWLIQNAANGAVGRMVAQLAAVRGLNVVGLVRRAAGVDELREQGIERVVATDDDGWRERVAAITGGAPIRVGVDSVGGSASGDLASVLGDGGALVIFGAMASGRVEVATSDILFRGVTVRGFWGSAVGKELSPETRAQLFGELFARVTDGTLTLPVDSVHPLAEARAAVEASGRPGRVGKVLLRGA
- a CDS encoding SDR family NAD(P)-dependent oxidoreductase gives rise to the protein MTSTSTATTTPTLAGKKALVTGGSRGIGAGVARSLAAHGAEVAITYWSSPERAEALVAEIAAAGGTAVAVRANNGDADAARQGVRDAVEALGGLDILVNNAGGGWFEPFAETPDEHIEHTIDLNVRGTVYTTQAALESLPDGGRIITIGSVNAERIPFTGGAVYGLTKAAMVGFTKGLARDLAPRGITANVVQPGPIDTDGNPASGEAGDYLAGFTAFGRFGHSSDVGELVSWIASDAAGYMTGSAVTIDGGWTA
- a CDS encoding TetR/AcrR family transcriptional regulator, with translation MAAVRGRPRGFDADEALDKAIEVFWRQGYEGTTLDDLTGAMGINRPSLYAAFGNKEATFKRAVDRYAEIDMAYVGEALAQPTARAVAEHYLRSNVVAITQPGKPAGCLSVQGGLAGSPEDQRIVRFLADSRAAGERRFVERFRRARAEGDLPAGESPTELARYLSTVSAGLAVQAAAGASRRSLMAVAERALRAFPASGS
- a CDS encoding FadR/GntR family transcriptional regulator, with amino-acid sequence MAVTDEAISAIKAMILSGELAPGQRLPPEKELSERLGLSRNSLREAVKSLEVIRVLDVRRGDGTYVTSLEPRLLLEALSFVVDLHRDATVLEILEVRRVLEPYAAAAAARRMTPERLEELEAELASADAAAGVDALVAHDLRFHGLISSASGNEYLAGLLDGLSGGTVRARVWRGITEEHAAERTLAEHRAILDALKAGDPDLVRAAVTLHIGGVESWLRKAAE
- a CDS encoding enolase C-terminal domain-like protein; this translates as MSKFTRFVVDDIRFPTSTDFDGSDAMNPDPDYSAAYVRIETDAEDGLTGHGFVFTIGRGNDVQCAAIAALQPWIVGRDVEEALADLGGVWRELVHDSQLRWLGPDKGVIHMAIGAVVNALWDLRAKREGVPLWLLLARLSPEQLVDLVDFRYLSDALTREQALDILRAAEPHREERIAALQRDGYPGYTTTPGWLGYSDEKLARLSREAVADGFTQIKLKVGADLQEDIRRLSIAREVVGPDIRIAIDANQRWDRDEAIAWIRELSRFDLAWVEEPTSPDDILAHAAIAEAIAPVPVATGEHGMNRVLFKQLLQAKALGVLQIDATRVAGVNENIAILLLAAKFGVPVCPHAGGVGLCELVQHLAMFDGIAVSGTTDGRMIEYVAHLHEHFAEPVEFVDAHYRAPKLPGSGAEMLAASIAEYRR